The following coding sequences are from one Streptomyces sp. NBC_00536 window:
- a CDS encoding sulfate adenylyltransferase subunit 1: MTATTEPLADLSATTLLRFATAGSVDDGKSTLVGRLLHDSKSILTDQLEAVEAVSAQRGQDTPDLALLTDGLRAEREQGITIDVAYRYFATARRRFILADTPGHVQYTRNMVTGASTADLAVVLVDARNGVIEQTRRHAAVAALLRVPHVVLAVNKMDLVGYEEKVFAAIAEEFTAYASDLGVPEITAIPISALAGDNVVEPSANMDWYGGPTVLEHLETVPVSHDLTACPARFPVQYVIRPQSAEHPDYRGYAGQIASGVLRVGEAVTVLPSGRTSTIAGIDALGESVDIAWAPQSVTLRLTDDIDISRGDLIAPSASAPATTQDVEATVCHVADQPLSVGARVLLKHTTRTVKAIVKEIPSRLTLDDLSQHPAPGQLVTNDIGRVVVRTAEPLALDAYADSRRTGSFLLIDPADGTTLAAGMAGAAFASRPETVQAPHDDEGWDF, translated from the coding sequence ATGACCGCCACCACCGAACCGCTGGCCGACCTGTCGGCCACCACCCTGCTGCGCTTCGCGACCGCCGGATCCGTCGACGACGGCAAGTCCACCCTGGTCGGACGCCTCCTGCACGACTCCAAGTCGATCCTGACCGACCAGCTGGAGGCCGTCGAGGCGGTGTCCGCCCAGCGCGGCCAGGACACCCCCGACCTCGCGCTGCTCACCGACGGCCTGCGGGCCGAGCGCGAGCAGGGCATCACCATCGACGTCGCGTACCGGTACTTCGCCACCGCGCGCCGCCGGTTCATCCTCGCCGACACCCCCGGGCACGTGCAGTACACCCGGAACATGGTCACCGGTGCCTCCACCGCCGACCTGGCCGTGGTGCTGGTCGACGCCCGCAACGGCGTGATCGAGCAGACCCGCCGGCACGCGGCCGTCGCCGCCCTGCTGCGGGTGCCGCACGTGGTCCTGGCCGTCAACAAGATGGACCTGGTCGGCTACGAGGAGAAGGTCTTCGCGGCGATCGCCGAGGAGTTCACCGCCTACGCCTCCGACCTGGGCGTCCCGGAGATCACCGCGATCCCGATCTCCGCGCTGGCCGGGGACAACGTCGTGGAACCCTCCGCGAACATGGACTGGTACGGCGGCCCCACGGTGCTGGAGCACCTGGAGACCGTCCCGGTCAGCCACGACCTCACCGCCTGCCCGGCCCGTTTCCCGGTGCAGTACGTGATCCGTCCGCAGAGCGCCGAGCACCCCGACTACCGCGGCTACGCGGGCCAGATCGCCTCCGGCGTGCTGCGCGTCGGCGAGGCCGTCACCGTCCTGCCGTCCGGCCGTACGAGCACCATCGCGGGGATCGACGCGCTCGGCGAGAGCGTCGACATCGCCTGGGCCCCGCAGTCGGTGACCCTGCGGCTGACGGACGACATCGACATCTCGCGCGGCGACCTGATCGCGCCGTCCGCGAGCGCCCCGGCCACCACGCAGGACGTCGAGGCGACGGTCTGCCACGTGGCCGACCAGCCGCTGTCCGTGGGCGCCCGGGTGCTGCTCAAGCACACCACGCGCACGGTCAAGGCGATCGTCAAGGAGATCCCCTCGCGGCTGACCCTGGACGACCTGTCCCAGCACCCGGCGCCCGGGCAGCTGGTGACCAACGACATCGGCCGCGTGGTCGTCCGTACCGCCGAGCCGCTCGCGCTCGACGCCTACGCCGACTCGCGCCGGACCGGTTCCTTCCTGCTGATCGACCCGGCGGACGGCACCACCCTGGCGGCGGGCATGGCGGGGGCGGCCTTCGCCTCCCGGCCCGAGACCGTCCAGGCTCCCCACGATGACGAAGGGTGGGATTTCTGA
- the cysD gene encoding sulfate adenylyltransferase subunit CysD — MTTTVAHVHAEADAPYALSHLDALESEAVHIFREVAGEFEKPVILFSGGKDSIVMLHLALKAFAPAPVPFTLLHVDTGHNFPEVLEYRDRAVAEHGLRLHVASVQDYIDAGKLRERPDGTRNPLQTVPLTEAIQQLRFDAVFGGGRRDEEKARAKERVFSLRDEFSQWDPRRQRPELWNLYNGRHAAGEHVRVFPLSNWTELDVWQYIAREGIELPEIYFAHEREVFQRHGMWLTAGEWGGPKEGEETQTRLIRYRTVGDMSCTGAVDSDATTLDAVIAEIAASRLTERGATRADDKMSEAAMEDRKREGYF; from the coding sequence ATGACCACCACGGTCGCCCACGTCCACGCCGAGGCGGACGCGCCCTACGCGCTGTCCCACCTGGACGCCCTCGAATCCGAGGCGGTGCACATCTTCCGCGAGGTGGCGGGCGAGTTCGAGAAGCCGGTGATCCTCTTCTCCGGCGGCAAGGACTCGATCGTCATGCTGCACCTGGCGCTCAAGGCGTTCGCGCCCGCGCCGGTCCCCTTCACGCTGCTGCACGTCGACACGGGGCACAACTTCCCCGAGGTGCTGGAGTACCGCGACCGCGCGGTGGCCGAGCACGGACTGCGCCTGCACGTGGCGTCCGTACAGGACTACATCGACGCGGGGAAGCTGCGCGAGCGCCCCGACGGCACCCGCAACCCGCTGCAGACCGTCCCGCTGACCGAGGCGATCCAGCAGCTGCGCTTCGACGCGGTGTTCGGCGGCGGCCGGCGCGACGAGGAGAAGGCCCGCGCCAAGGAGCGGGTGTTCAGCCTCCGCGACGAGTTCTCCCAGTGGGACCCGCGCCGTCAGCGCCCCGAGCTGTGGAACCTCTACAACGGCCGGCACGCGGCCGGTGAGCACGTGCGCGTCTTCCCGCTCTCCAACTGGACCGAGCTGGACGTGTGGCAGTACATCGCCCGCGAGGGCATCGAGCTGCCGGAGATCTACTTCGCCCACGAGCGCGAGGTCTTCCAGCGGCACGGCATGTGGCTGACCGCGGGCGAGTGGGGCGGCCCGAAGGAGGGCGAGGAGACCCAGACGCGGCTGATCCGCTACCGCACCGTCGGCGACATGTCCTGCACCGGCGCCGTCGACTCCGACGCCACCACGCTGGACGCCGTGATCGCCGAGATCGCCGCCTCCCGGCTCACCGAGCGGGGCGCCACCCGCGCCGACGACAAGATGTCCGAGGCCGCGATGGAAGACCGCAAGCGCGAAGGGTACTTCTAA
- the cysC gene encoding adenylyl-sulfate kinase codes for MSVSDQGATVWLTGLPSAGKTTIAYALAERLRGEGHRVEVLDGDEIREFLSAGLGFTREDRHTNVQRIGFVAELLASNGVKALVPVIAPFADSREAVRKRHAAEGTTYLEVHVATPVEVCSERDVKGLYAKQAAGEISGLTGVDDPYEAPEAPDLRIESHTQSVQESAAALFALLNERGLA; via the coding sequence ATGAGCGTGAGCGACCAGGGCGCCACGGTGTGGCTGACCGGGCTGCCGAGCGCGGGCAAGACGACCATCGCGTACGCGCTGGCCGAGCGGCTGCGCGGCGAGGGCCACCGGGTGGAGGTGCTCGACGGGGACGAGATCCGCGAGTTCCTCTCCGCCGGGCTGGGCTTCACCCGCGAGGACCGGCACACCAACGTGCAGCGGATCGGCTTCGTCGCCGAACTGCTCGCGAGCAACGGCGTCAAGGCGCTGGTCCCGGTCATCGCTCCGTTCGCGGACAGCCGGGAAGCGGTGCGCAAGCGGCACGCCGCCGAGGGGACGACGTACCTGGAGGTCCATGTGGCCACCCCGGTCGAGGTCTGCTCGGAGCGCGACGTGAAGGGCCTGTACGCCAAGCAGGCGGCGGGCGAGATCTCCGGCCTGACCGGGGTGGACGACCCGTACGAGGCTCCCGAGGCCCCGGACCTGCGGATCGAGTCGCACACCCAGTCCGTGCAGGAGTCCGCGGCGGCACTGTTCGCGCTGCTCAACGAGAGGGGTCTGGCATGA
- a CDS encoding phosphoadenylyl-sulfate reductase — MTTTQDVDLKAVAEQAGRDLEDASALEILTWAAETFGKKFAVTSSMEDAVVAHLASRAFPGVDVVFLDTGYHFEETIGTRDAVEAVMDVNVITLTPRQSVAEQDAEYGPKLHDRDPDLCCALRKVKPLEEGLTAYDAWATGLRRDESPTRANTPVVGWDEKRRKVKVSPIARWTQDDVDAYVAEHGVLTNPLLMDGYTSVGCAPCTRRVAAGEDARAGRWAGLGKTECGLHG, encoded by the coding sequence ATGACCACCACTCAAGACGTGGATCTCAAGGCCGTGGCCGAGCAGGCGGGCCGCGACCTGGAGGACGCCTCCGCGCTGGAGATCCTCACCTGGGCGGCCGAGACCTTCGGCAAGAAGTTCGCCGTGACCTCCTCCATGGAGGACGCGGTGGTCGCCCACCTCGCCTCCCGCGCCTTCCCCGGCGTGGACGTGGTCTTCCTCGACACGGGCTACCACTTCGAGGAGACCATCGGCACCCGTGACGCGGTCGAGGCCGTGATGGACGTCAACGTCATCACGCTCACCCCGCGCCAGAGCGTCGCCGAGCAGGACGCCGAGTACGGCCCGAAGCTGCACGACCGGGACCCGGACCTGTGCTGCGCGCTGCGCAAGGTCAAGCCGCTGGAAGAGGGCCTGACGGCGTACGACGCATGGGCGACCGGGCTGCGCCGCGACGAGTCCCCGACCCGGGCGAACACCCCGGTGGTCGGCTGGGACGAGAAGCGGCGGAAGGTCAAGGTCTCCCCCATCGCCCGCTGGACCCAGGACGACGTGGACGCGTACGTCGCCGAGCACGGGGTGCTCACCAACCCGCTGCTGATGGACGGCTACACCTCCGTCGGCTGCGCCCCCTGCACCCGCCGCGTGGCGGCGGGCGAGGACGCGCGGGCCGGCCGCTGGGCCGGGCTGGGCAAGACCGAATGCGGGCTGCACGGCTGA
- a CDS encoding nitrite/sulfite reductase: protein MAATPETPAAAPAAARRKPGRHRGEGQWAVGHHTPLNGNEQFKKDDDGLNVRTRIETIYSKRGFDSIDPNDLRGRMRWWGLYTQRKPGIDGGKTAILEPEELDDEYFMLRVRIDGGRLTTEQLRVIGEISQEFARGTADLTDRQNVQYHWIRIEDVPEIWRRLEAVGLSTTEACGDTPRVILGSPVAGIAKDEIIDGTPAIDEIYRRIVGNKDFSNLPRKFKSAISGSPLLDVAHEINDIAFVGVNHPEHGPGFDVWVGGGLSTNPKLGVRLGTWVSLDEVPDVYEGVISIFRDYGYRRLRTRARLKFLVADWGPAKFRQVLEDEYLKRELTDGPAPEQPTGQWRDHVGIHQQQDGRFYVGFAPRVGRVDGATLTKIADVAERHGSGRLRTTAEQKMVVLDIDESQVESVVSALEALDLRVKPSPFRRGTMACTGIEFCKLAIVETKARGASLIDELERRLPDFAEPLTININGCPNACARIQVADIGLKGQLVLDDDGNQVEGYQVHLGGALGLEAGFGRKVRGLKVTSEGLPDYVERVVTRFQEQREDGERFAAWVARADEKSLA, encoded by the coding sequence ATGGCCGCCACCCCCGAAACGCCCGCAGCCGCCCCCGCAGCCGCGCGCCGCAAGCCCGGCCGCCACCGCGGCGAGGGCCAGTGGGCCGTCGGCCACCACACGCCCCTCAACGGCAACGAGCAGTTCAAAAAGGACGACGACGGTCTCAACGTGCGGACACGCATCGAGACGATCTACTCCAAGCGGGGCTTCGACTCGATCGACCCCAACGACCTGCGCGGCCGGATGCGCTGGTGGGGCCTCTACACCCAGCGCAAGCCCGGGATCGACGGCGGCAAGACCGCGATCCTGGAGCCGGAGGAGCTGGACGACGAGTACTTCATGCTCCGCGTGCGCATCGACGGCGGCCGTCTGACCACCGAGCAGCTGCGCGTGATCGGCGAGATCTCGCAGGAGTTCGCCCGCGGCACCGCCGACCTCACCGACCGCCAGAACGTCCAGTACCACTGGATCCGCATCGAGGACGTCCCGGAGATCTGGCGCCGTCTGGAGGCGGTCGGCCTCTCGACCACCGAGGCCTGCGGCGACACCCCGCGCGTCATCCTCGGCTCGCCCGTCGCGGGCATCGCCAAGGACGAGATCATCGACGGCACCCCCGCCATCGACGAGATCTACCGCCGCATCGTGGGCAACAAGGACTTCTCCAACCTGCCCCGCAAGTTCAAGTCCGCGATCTCCGGCTCGCCGCTGCTCGACGTGGCGCACGAGATCAACGACATCGCCTTCGTCGGCGTGAACCACCCGGAGCACGGCCCCGGCTTCGACGTCTGGGTCGGCGGCGGTCTCTCCACCAACCCCAAGCTCGGCGTCCGCCTGGGCACCTGGGTCTCGCTGGACGAGGTCCCGGACGTCTACGAGGGCGTCATCTCGATCTTCCGCGACTACGGCTACCGCCGCCTGCGCACCCGCGCCCGGCTGAAGTTCCTCGTCGCCGACTGGGGCCCGGCCAAGTTCCGCCAGGTCCTGGAGGACGAGTACCTCAAGCGCGAGCTGACGGACGGCCCCGCCCCCGAGCAGCCCACCGGCCAGTGGCGCGACCACGTCGGCATCCACCAGCAGCAGGACGGCCGCTTCTACGTCGGCTTCGCCCCCCGGGTCGGCCGCGTGGACGGCGCCACCCTGACCAAGATCGCGGACGTGGCCGAGCGCCACGGCTCGGGCCGGCTGCGCACCACCGCCGAGCAGAAGATGGTCGTGCTCGACATCGACGAGAGCCAGGTCGAGTCGGTCGTCTCCGCCCTGGAGGCGCTGGACCTGCGGGTCAAGCCGTCCCCGTTCCGCCGCGGCACGATGGCCTGCACCGGCATCGAGTTCTGCAAGCTGGCCATCGTCGAAACGAAGGCGCGCGGCGCCTCGCTGATCGACGAGCTGGAGCGCCGCCTGCCGGACTTCGCCGAGCCGCTCACCATCAACATCAACGGCTGCCCGAACGCCTGCGCCCGTATCCAGGTGGCGGACATCGGTCTCAAGGGCCAGCTGGTCCTGGATGACGACGGCAACCAGGTCGAGGGCTACCAGGTGCACCTCGGCGGCGCGCTCGGCCTGGAGGCCGGGTTCGGCCGCAAGGTCCGCGGCCTCAAGGTCACCTCGGAGGGTCTGCCCGACTACGTCGAGCGGGTCGTCACGCGCTTCCAGGAGCAGCGCGAGGACGGCGAGCGCTTCGCGGCCTGGGTCGCGCGCGCCGACGAGAAGAGCCTGGCATGA